CAGCTCGGAGCAATATCCTCTTGCCCTGATCCAGTTCTTCGACTCGCCAGAAGTCCAGAGCATCCCCCACGGCTAAGTTGTTAGAGTCACTTCTGCCTCGGCGCAGTCCCACTCCTCCAACCATTTCATCAATGAGGCCACGTATTTTCCACAGCAGGTTCGCCGCATACCACCCATTTTCTCCACCAATCGAGCTGACCACATGGAACAACTTGTCGGAAGATGCCTTAACTGCAAGTTGTCTCCGGTCTATCAAAAGGTGTGATGGCTCGAGATGTGAAATGACCGATTCGCGTCCACGCGCTCGAGCATCGGATTGTCCGGAAAGTACCGCTGAAAGCGCCCTTTCCACAGCCTGATCAAAACCAATCGGAACGATTTCGAAGATAGTTTTGGCGTCATCGTTTTCACAAATCGTCTCGTGCCGAAGTCCCTCAATGAGCGCACGGGCGGGCTTGACCGGTACAGGTGTGACTAGGCCAACCCAGTAGGACGAAAGCCTGGGTGTTAGGACCGGCACCTGAATTAGCCATCGCCTCAATCCGAGTGCGCGAGCCACTCGTAACATCATGTCTCGATACGTTAAGATCTCGGGACCTCCAATATCTACTATCCTTCCAGTTGATTGTGGCAATTTGAGGGCAGCAACGAGGTAGGCCAGCACATCATCGATTGATATAGGCTGTGTTTGGGTAACTACCCAACGCGGGCATATCATTACGGGCAACCTGTTGGCTAAGTGGTGTATCATTTCGAACGAAAGGCTGCCTGCTCCTACTACGACTGCTGCCCGGAATTCAGTTACTGGAATCCCGGACGCTCGCAAGATATCACCAACCTCGTGCCTACTTCTTAGATGCAGAGACTGCTCTTGTCGTCTTTTTCCCAAGCCACCCAAGTAGATTATACGATCGACTCCGAAACGCTTGGCAACATCACCAACATTCCGAGCTGCCTGTCGATCAAGTTCGTCAAAGTCGCCCGCCGGGTTGGTCATCGAGTGGACGAGGTAGTACGTAGTACTCACATGCTGAAACGCAAAGTTCAGAGACGAAGCGTCGAGGACATCACCTTCCATCACTTCGACCGAGCCAGACCAAGCATGCGCTGCAACTCGATTTCGGTCTCGAACGAGACATCTGACGCGATAGCCCTGCTCAAGGAGCCTGGGCACCAACTTTGAGCCTATATACCCATTCGAGCCGACAACCAGTACGCACCTGCTCTTCACATTTGATTGGCTTGGCAATCTCTTCTCCTTTGTAGCTCACCGTGACTTGGTTGGTTCGAGCGAAGACTTCTCTGTACGTCAGAGGGTCTTGGCATTTAGGAGTTCCACCGCTTGTTCACAATCGAAGGTGACTTACATAGGAATATAGTCAAGCACGGTAGTGAAAGCACCTTTGTTGTTACGTAGCGCTTTGCTGACTGGTGCTAAGGTGTAGTTGAACCGAAGCTTCAGGTAGCCGAGACTCGGCCGACATCGGCCGAGTCTCAGATCAAGATGGACTATTTGTTTACGATGATCTGGGCACCAAGAGCCTGAGCGCCTGTTCCTCCCAGGAATCCTTTGGCGAAGACGGTATAGATCTTGCCATTTGTCAGTGCTATCCCGGGCAAATCCAGCACCACCGTATTGTTTGTGGCGGCATCACGGACCTGAAGATCAT
This genomic interval from bacterium contains the following:
- a CDS encoding SDR family oxidoreductase codes for the protein MKSRCVLVVGSNGYIGSKLVPRLLEQGYRVRCLVRDRNRVAAHAWSGSVEVMEGDVLDASSLNFAFQHVSTTYYLVHSMTNPAGDFDELDRQAARNVGDVAKRFGVDRIIYLGGLGKRRQEQSLHLRSRHEVGDILRASGIPVTEFRAAVVVGAGSLSFEMIHHLANRLPVMICPRWVVTQTQPISIDDVLAYLVAALKLPQSTGRIVDIGGPEILTYRDMMLRVARALGLRRWLIQVPVLTPRLSSYWVGLVTPVPVKPARALIEGLRHETICENDDAKTIFEIVPIGFDQAVERALSAVLSGQSDARARGRESVISHLEPSHLLIDRRQLAVKASSDKLFHVVSSIGGENGWYAANLLWKIRGLIDEMVGGVGLRRGRSDSNNLAVGDALDFWRVEELDQGKRILLRAEMKLPGKAWLEFEVDGTSQSNSSLTQTARFYPRGLLGIVYWYGIYPVHVLVFRRLAAAIGKRAES